Proteins encoded together in one Deinococcus irradiatisoli window:
- a CDS encoding EcsC family protein, with protein MASIPGELPDEGSFSVQQVVGKVVSTVATRRGSSIRSVVASERAKNPEWTNAELARMFILRRAFYSGVSGGVTSLGGLITLPVTLPVSLASSLAFQAEIMLTVAHIYGHDLEHEDRYLDFLLLFLGNNVHEVMKHLGIVAGTRVTRQVVDRVFTREVMQMTWKVVGKNVLTKAGSKSTFSLMRAVPFVAAPIGFAFDYAAARAVGKAALLFYANEDALNLESLKTTPRLQKPSLSNPRHEA; from the coding sequence ATGGCTTCAATTCCTGGAGAACTGCCGGATGAGGGAAGTTTCAGTGTCCAGCAGGTTGTCGGCAAAGTCGTTAGTACCGTTGCGACGAGACGCGGCTCCAGTATTCGAAGTGTGGTCGCTTCTGAGCGAGCCAAGAATCCCGAATGGACCAACGCTGAGTTGGCCCGAATGTTCATTCTCAGGCGGGCTTTTTATAGCGGGGTCTCAGGAGGTGTAACGAGCCTCGGCGGCCTCATTACGCTGCCGGTCACGTTGCCGGTGAGTCTGGCGAGCAGCTTGGCTTTTCAAGCTGAGATCATGCTGACTGTGGCGCACATCTACGGCCACGACCTCGAACACGAAGACCGTTATCTTGACTTTCTGTTGCTCTTCCTCGGCAACAACGTTCACGAGGTCATGAAGCATCTGGGCATCGTTGCCGGCACCCGCGTGACCCGTCAAGTTGTGGACCGGGTCTTCACGCGGGAAGTGATGCAGATGACCTGGAAGGTTGTCGGAAAGAACGTCCTGACCAAAGCGGGCTCGAAATCTACCTTCTCACTGATGCGCGCCGTACCCTTCGTCGCCGCACCGATCGGCTTTGCTTTCGACTATGCGGCCGCCCGCGCCGTGGGCAAGGCCGCCCTGCTCTTTTACGCCAACGAAGACGCGCTGAATCTCGAAAGTTTAAAGACGACTCCGAGGCTACAGAAGCCGTCCCTGTCCAACCCACGCCATGAAGCCTGA
- a CDS encoding dual specificity protein phosphatase family protein yields MNLTISGVHDLPDLSGVQAVISIRDPEEERPAEVDDLTVPVLDLIFHDTDGSDDLDTLPERWHLEQVEGFLARHLPERLHVHCYAGVSRSTAIATFALACFTPQLTEAQIVAAVRAQRPLATPNELLLRHIDAYAGRHFRRAWKQALRF; encoded by the coding sequence GTGAACCTGACCATCAGTGGCGTCCACGACTTGCCGGACCTGAGCGGCGTACAGGCCGTCATCAGCATCCGTGACCCCGAAGAAGAACGGCCGGCTGAGGTCGATGACCTCACGGTGCCTGTCCTCGACCTCATCTTCCACGACACCGACGGCAGCGACGACCTCGATACGTTACCGGAACGCTGGCATCTGGAACAGGTGGAGGGCTTTCTGGCGCGGCATTTGCCGGAACGGCTCCATGTCCACTGCTACGCTGGCGTCAGCCGTAGTACGGCGATCGCCACCTTCGCGTTGGCCTGCTTTACCCCCCAGCTTACCGAGGCGCAGATTGTTGCGGCGGTGCGGGCCCAGCGGCCTCTCGCCACGCCGAATGAGTTGCTCCTGCGTCACATCGATGCTTACGCGGGTCGGCACTTCAGGCGTGCCTGGAAGCAGGCGCTACGATTCTGA
- a CDS encoding rhodanese-like domain-containing protein, protein MPAKTAAQMVLEAKQRVENLTVEQVAAELERGDTLLLDVREPGEQDQTGKIPGSIATPRGMLEFWADPSSPYHRSELQPDRRIIIHCASGGRSALAADTLQQMGYTNVAHLEGGIQAWKNAGQPVEQQASES, encoded by the coding sequence ATGCCTGCAAAAACCGCTGCCCAGATGGTCCTGGAAGCCAAGCAACGTGTCGAGAACCTCACCGTGGAGCAAGTGGCGGCGGAACTGGAACGTGGCGATACGCTCCTGCTCGACGTGCGCGAACCCGGCGAGCAGGACCAGACCGGAAAAATTCCAGGATCAATCGCTACGCCGCGTGGCATGCTGGAATTCTGGGCAGACCCCAGCAGCCCGTATCACCGAAGCGAATTGCAACCGGATCGCCGCATTATCATTCACTGCGCGTCTGGTGGCCGCTCGGCACTGGCCGCAGATACGTTGCAGCAGATGGGATACACGAACGTGGCGCACCTTGAAGGCGGTATCCAAGCCTGGAAAAACGCGGGGCAACCTGTCGAACAACAAGCCTCCGAGTCATAA
- a CDS encoding vWA domain-containing protein, with amino-acid sequence MKPSITAQFSRPFNAFLPDQHSDTLDLLVRIAVPATEPSTARQPIDLALAIDVSGSMNGLPLHLAKAATKQLIAQLTPADRIALVTFSNQASIVFPLQPVQDAAHLAGLIDGLVSRGSTALYDGWQAAANLLLPGALQGRQARTVLLTDGRANVGPREPHVLTTHFGATQLQGVSSSTVGLGLRYDEQLLEALAGAGDGNYHFAERPDELTGIFDTELLGLRATLGKRVSLGLQGVQVKDALNDLPRLSTGRSALPPLRAGQTLDLVYRVEVKAGTPLRLRLAWDDVSVDGERRSEKLTVEVPTAPLDSNAPEQAEVVQARERLLVARAQREVARLADAGDLSGASVLLSGLRNRLMVEGMRSGINLQKELVQIAELEQRLRRRDQTGVSKVARKRAYDVTTGRDPS; translated from the coding sequence ATGAAACCCAGCATCACTGCCCAGTTCAGTCGGCCCTTCAACGCTTTCCTTCCTGACCAGCACAGTGACACCCTCGACCTGCTGGTGCGCATCGCTGTGCCTGCCACCGAGCCCAGCACGGCTCGGCAACCGATCGACCTGGCCCTCGCCATCGACGTCAGCGGGAGCATGAACGGCTTGCCCCTACATCTCGCCAAGGCCGCCACCAAACAGCTGATCGCCCAGCTCACCCCTGCCGACCGGATCGCCCTGGTCACCTTCAGCAACCAGGCCAGCATCGTCTTTCCCCTGCAACCGGTTCAGGACGCCGCACATCTGGCTGGCTTGATCGACGGGCTGGTCAGTCGAGGCAGCACTGCCCTTTACGATGGATGGCAGGCAGCGGCCAACCTGCTCCTGCCCGGCGCGCTCCAGGGCCGGCAAGCCCGCACGGTCCTCCTGACCGACGGTCGCGCCAACGTCGGGCCGCGTGAACCGCATGTCCTGACCACGCATTTCGGAGCCACCCAGCTTCAAGGCGTCAGCAGCAGCACCGTCGGCCTCGGGCTGAGGTACGACGAGCAGCTGCTCGAAGCCCTCGCTGGTGCAGGCGACGGTAACTACCACTTCGCCGAGCGCCCCGACGAACTGACCGGCATCTTCGATACCGAGTTGCTCGGCCTACGTGCCACCCTCGGCAAGCGGGTCAGCCTTGGTCTGCAAGGGGTGCAGGTCAAAGATGCGCTCAACGACCTGCCCCGCCTCTCCACCGGGCGCAGCGCCCTGCCCCCACTCCGGGCTGGACAGACGCTTGACCTGGTGTACCGCGTCGAGGTCAAGGCCGGAACGCCGCTGCGCCTGCGGCTGGCCTGGGACGATGTGTCGGTTGACGGTGAACGCCGCAGCGAGAAGCTGACCGTCGAGGTGCCCACAGCACCGCTCGATTCCAACGCACCGGAGCAGGCCGAGGTGGTCCAGGCCCGTGAACGCCTGCTGGTGGCACGGGCGCAACGGGAAGTGGCGCGGCTGGCTGATGCGGGCGACCTCAGCGGCGCCTCGGTCCTGCTGAGCGGACTTCGCAACCGCTTGATGGTGGAAGGGATGCGTTCCGGTATCAACCTTCAGAAAGAACTGGTGCAGATCGCCGAACTCGAACAACGGTTGCGCCGCCGGGACCAGACAGGAGTCAGCAAAGTGGCCCGCAAGCGCGCCTACGACGTGACGACCGGGCGCGACCCCTCCTAA
- a CDS encoding GNAT family N-acetyltransferase — MSFYPPLDVKVITPKLELHGATDDLLMQLLPIVREGVVGRQSDPFDDPMSLYEDNPVREWKWLQAIWRGRGNVRPESWRLYFVVLLDKQAVGMQDLIGVNFDTFKTVTSFSWLAPGVRQQGLGREMRAAILHLAFEGLGAAEAGSDAFFDNVASNRVSAALGYQPNGSDWATRRGQPAMLNRWRLTRDVWTLNRRSDIELIDVEACKPLLHIT; from the coding sequence ATGTCTTTCTACCCGCCCCTAGACGTGAAGGTCATCACGCCCAAGCTGGAGCTTCACGGGGCCACGGACGACCTGCTGATGCAGCTTCTTCCCATCGTCCGTGAGGGCGTGGTTGGGCGCCAATCTGACCCGTTCGACGATCCCATGTCCCTGTACGAGGACAATCCGGTGCGTGAATGGAAGTGGTTGCAGGCCATCTGGCGCGGACGCGGCAACGTTCGCCCGGAGTCCTGGCGCTTGTACTTCGTGGTGCTGCTCGATAAGCAGGCCGTGGGGATGCAGGATTTGATCGGTGTGAACTTCGATACCTTCAAAACCGTGACCAGTTTTTCCTGGCTGGCTCCGGGGGTTCGGCAACAGGGTCTGGGACGCGAAATGCGGGCGGCCATCCTTCACCTGGCCTTCGAAGGGCTGGGCGCGGCGGAAGCGGGCAGTGACGCCTTCTTTGACAATGTGGCGTCCAACCGCGTGTCGGCGGCCTTGGGATACCAGCCGAACGGCAGCGACTGGGCGACACGGCGTGGCCAGCCGGCCATGTTGAACCGCTGGCGGCTCACGCGGGACGTCTGGACGTTGAATCGCCGAAGCGACATTGAGTTGATTGACGTGGAAGCGTGCAAACCGCTACTGCACATCACGTAG
- a CDS encoding histidinol-phosphatase HisJ family protein, with amino-acid sequence MLVDYHTHHHRCGHATGQMAEYVETAVAAGLSEIGLSDHSPIYHLGPDPHVRPGTAMSQHEFAAYLREMDEVREQFAGRIQVRLGVESDYVLGWDEHYRELWRPHPLDYVIGSVHWLGEWNIFSPSLPEGRSPADIYQEYLHTTQAAARSGAYDILGHLDALKTRGHLAELGITPLLEETVRVIAESGVAIELNTSGWRKGLGEPYPSEAWLALCCHHGVPVTLGSDAHRPQDVGAGFAEAVALLKRVGYKSIVRFELRQQFEVPLGGI; translated from the coding sequence ATGTTGGTCGACTACCACACCCACCACCACCGCTGCGGCCATGCGACCGGACAGATGGCCGAGTACGTCGAGACCGCCGTCGCGGCGGGTCTGAGCGAGATCGGCCTGAGCGACCACAGCCCGATCTACCATCTGGGTCCGGACCCCCATGTCCGGCCCGGCACCGCCATGTCGCAGCATGAATTCGCGGCCTACCTGCGGGAGATGGACGAGGTCCGGGAGCAGTTCGCCGGCCGTATCCAGGTGCGGCTGGGTGTCGAGAGCGATTATGTGCTGGGCTGGGACGAACATTACCGCGAGCTGTGGCGCCCGCACCCGCTGGACTACGTGATCGGCAGCGTGCACTGGCTGGGCGAGTGGAACATCTTCTCGCCCAGCCTGCCGGAGGGCCGCTCGCCGGCCGACATCTACCAGGAGTACCTGCACACGACGCAGGCGGCGGCCCGCAGCGGCGCTTACGACATCCTCGGACACCTGGACGCCCTCAAGACCCGCGGCCACCTGGCTGAGCTGGGCATCACGCCCCTGCTGGAAGAAACGGTGCGGGTCATTGCCGAGAGCGGCGTCGCCATCGAGCTGAACACCAGCGGCTGGCGCAAGGGCCTGGGCGAGCCGTACCCGAGCGAGGCTTGGCTGGCGCTGTGCTGCCATCACGGCGTTCCCGTGACCCTGGGTTCGGATGCGCACCGGCCCCAGGACGTCGGCGCCGGCTTTGCCGAAGCAGTGGCCCTGCTCAAGCGAGTGGGGTACAAATCCATCGTGAGGTTCGAGCTTCGACAGCAGTTCGAGGTGCCGCTCGGGGGTATCTGA
- a CDS encoding SAM-dependent methyltransferase — MPKQRPSPLTPAQIAALSAAALTTTAVLAAQARPPATAGAVRDAALRLLQLGLPSRRRFSTELWDGTTLPATAGEDARLKLNSPKTLGRMLRLPLDVALGEAYIRGDFDIEGDFSALVELADTFDAAPGWAAVPGLLRDYETLRRGAGAPPPAPRASLEGEAHSRERDKAAVQHHYDVSNDFYKLWLDERMVYSCGYFPNGDETLDQAQAAKLELVCRKLRLQPGEKLLDIGCGWGGLAIYAAQHYGVSVLGVTLSEAQLKEAQARVQAAGLGHLVTLELRDYRDVQGPFDKVSSVGMAEHVGRKNMAEYFATAYRVLRPGGLMLNHAIASGLDQAKVSNLLQSGNFARRYVFPDGELLPIWETQKFAEEARFEVRDVENLREHYSQTTQHWARNLEARQEEALASLGEERYRLWRIYLNACVYYFRAGHLSIFQTLLAKPDEQRHVPLPRSRADLYR; from the coding sequence ATGCCCAAACAGCGCCCATCCCCCCTGACCCCGGCCCAGATCGCGGCCCTCAGCGCCGCCGCCCTGACCACCACGGCGGTCCTGGCCGCCCAGGCACGCCCCCCGGCCACCGCCGGAGCCGTGCGCGACGCGGCCCTGAGGCTACTGCAACTCGGCCTGCCCAGCCGCCGCCGCTTTTCTACCGAGCTGTGGGACGGTACCACCCTGCCGGCCACCGCCGGTGAGGACGCCCGCCTGAAGCTCAACAGCCCCAAAACGCTGGGCCGGATGCTGCGCCTGCCGCTGGACGTGGCGCTGGGCGAGGCCTATATCCGGGGAGACTTCGATATCGAGGGCGATTTCTCGGCGCTGGTGGAACTGGCCGATACCTTCGATGCCGCGCCGGGCTGGGCCGCCGTGCCGGGACTGCTGCGCGATTACGAAACCCTGCGCCGGGGTGCTGGAGCGCCGCCGCCCGCGCCGAGGGCCAGCCTGGAAGGCGAGGCCCACAGCCGCGAGCGCGACAAGGCCGCCGTGCAGCACCACTACGACGTGTCCAACGACTTCTACAAGCTGTGGCTCGACGAGCGGATGGTCTATTCCTGCGGCTACTTCCCGAACGGCGACGAGACGCTCGACCAGGCCCAGGCCGCCAAGCTGGAACTCGTCTGCCGCAAGCTGCGCCTCCAGCCCGGCGAGAAGCTCCTCGATATCGGCTGCGGCTGGGGCGGCCTGGCGATCTATGCCGCCCAGCACTACGGCGTCTCGGTGCTGGGCGTGACCCTGTCCGAAGCGCAGCTCAAGGAAGCCCAGGCCCGCGTTCAGGCCGCTGGGCTCGGGCACCTCGTCACGCTGGAGCTGCGCGATTACCGCGACGTGCAAGGACCGTTCGACAAGGTCAGCAGCGTCGGCATGGCCGAGCACGTGGGCCGCAAGAACATGGCCGAGTATTTTGCCACCGCTTACCGGGTGCTGAGGCCCGGTGGGCTGATGCTCAACCACGCCATCGCTTCGGGGCTCGATCAGGCCAAGGTGTCGAACCTGCTGCAATCCGGCAACTTCGCTCGCCGCTACGTCTTTCCCGACGGCGAGCTGCTGCCGATCTGGGAGACCCAGAAGTTCGCCGAGGAGGCCCGCTTCGAGGTGCGCGACGTCGAAAACCTGCGCGAGCACTATTCCCAGACCACCCAGCACTGGGCCAGAAACCTCGAGGCGCGCCAGGAAGAAGCGCTGGCTTCCCTCGGCGAGGAGCGCTACCGCTTGTGGCGCATCTATCTCAACGCTTGCGTGTACTACTTCCGTGCCGGCCACCTCTCGATTTTCCAGACCCTGCTGGCCAAGCCCGACGAGCAGCGCCACGTGCCCCTGCCGCGCAGCCGGGCCGATCTGTACCGGTAG
- a CDS encoding alpha-hydroxy-acid oxidizing protein, whose protein sequence is MGPGRGRTRQTEIYLRGLGGERPAVPVQLADLQEAARRTLGAAEFAYIAGGAGAERTLRANLAAFERVQLVPRMLSGTKERDLSVELLGQRLASPLLLAPIGVLESARPEADLAVARAAAAEQVPFVFSSQASVPMETCAAAMGAAPRWFQLYWSSDDEVTRSLIRRAEACGASALVLTLDTTLLGWRPRDLDLGSLPFLRGQGLAQYLSDPVFRSRLGQAMPLPSVRPPVTPQLLSTAAQLRAKGKTFGLSLKEMQRAAARFTATYSRPDLGWDDLDRLRGWTRLPIILKGVLHPDDAREAARRGVDGLIVSNHGGRQLDGAVASLDALPDVVAAVPGMPVLLDSGVRTGSDIAKALALGAQAVLLGRPYVYGLALGGEAGVRAVIQNLLAEFDLTLGLLGVGAAREVGPQHLR, encoded by the coding sequence ATGGGTCCGGGTCGTGGCCGAACCCGCCAGACCGAGATCTACCTGCGCGGCCTGGGCGGTGAGCGCCCGGCGGTGCCGGTGCAACTCGCCGACCTTCAGGAAGCCGCCCGGCGCACCCTCGGGGCTGCCGAGTTCGCCTACATCGCGGGCGGGGCCGGCGCCGAGCGCACCCTGCGGGCCAACCTGGCCGCCTTCGAGCGCGTGCAGCTGGTGCCCCGGATGCTGTCCGGCACCAAGGAGCGTGACCTGAGCGTCGAGCTGCTGGGCCAGCGGCTGGCCTCTCCCCTGCTGCTGGCCCCGATCGGCGTGCTGGAAAGCGCCCGCCCGGAAGCCGACCTCGCGGTGGCCCGCGCCGCCGCTGCCGAGCAGGTGCCGTTCGTGTTCAGCTCGCAGGCCTCGGTGCCGATGGAAACCTGCGCGGCGGCGATGGGCGCGGCGCCGCGCTGGTTTCAGCTGTACTGGAGCAGCGACGACGAGGTGACCCGCTCGCTGATCCGCCGGGCCGAGGCCTGCGGCGCTTCGGCGCTGGTGCTGACCCTCGACACCACCTTACTGGGCTGGCGGCCCCGCGACCTCGATCTGGGCAGCTTGCCGTTTCTGCGCGGGCAGGGGCTGGCGCAGTACCTCTCGGACCCGGTGTTTCGCTCGCGGCTGGGCCAGGCAATGCCGCTTCCATCGGTCAGACCTCCCGTCACGCCGCAGTTGCTTAGCACCGCCGCACAGCTGCGGGCCAAGGGCAAAACCTTTGGGCTCAGCTTGAAGGAGATGCAGCGCGCCGCCGCCCGCTTCACCGCCACCTACAGCCGCCCCGACCTCGGCTGGGACGACCTGGACCGCCTGCGCGGGTGGACCCGGCTGCCGATCATCCTCAAAGGCGTCCTGCACCCCGACGACGCCCGCGAAGCGGCCCGGCGCGGGGTGGACGGCTTGATCGTCAGCAACCACGGCGGGCGGCAACTCGACGGCGCGGTGGCCTCGCTGGATGCCCTGCCGGACGTGGTGGCGGCCGTGCCGGGTATGCCGGTGCTGCTCGACAGCGGCGTTCGCACCGGCTCCGACATCGCCAAGGCGCTGGCCCTGGGAGCGCAGGCAGTGCTGCTGGGCCGGCCCTACGTCTACGGGCTGGCACTGGGCGGCGAGGCCGGCGTGCGGGCGGTCATTCAGAACCTGCTGGCCGAGTTCGACCTGACGCTGGGCCTGCTGGGCGTCGGCGCAGCGCGCGAGGTGGGACCGCAGCACCTGCGCTGA
- a CDS encoding DUF5639 domain-containing protein produces the protein MPILELSAADQTLIASGDTALLDIYAALPPGLYPPFPPVELPGGLSGLLQRGGFAQNFFFAGEILGVTFQAPSGRLVRAGGRVVKNVQGYDLTRLFVGSFGQLGEAVTVTLRLRPGVAARQVARPGSLGAGLGHRARFIWEAQGKLHLMHFGHAREVEAALAKFGGEEVSAPADYRPLFPDGIGPGEGGPLRDLRFGWANGAAPPVAPALFSKVAAAL, from the coding sequence ATGCCCATCCTTGAACTCAGCGCCGCCGACCAGACCCTGATCGCCAGCGGGGACACCGCGCTGCTGGACATCTACGCCGCCCTGCCGCCGGGCCTGTACCCACCGTTTCCGCCGGTCGAGCTGCCGGGCGGGCTCAGCGGCCTGCTCCAGCGCGGCGGCTTCGCCCAGAACTTCTTCTTCGCCGGCGAGATTCTGGGCGTCACGTTTCAGGCCCCCAGCGGCCGCCTGGTGCGGGCCGGCGGCCGGGTGGTCAAGAACGTGCAGGGCTACGACCTGACGCGGTTGTTCGTCGGCTCGTTCGGACAGCTCGGTGAGGCCGTGACGGTCACGCTGCGGCTGCGGCCCGGCGTGGCGGCCCGGCAGGTGGCGCGGCCCGGGTCGCTTGGCGCCGGGCTGGGCCACCGCGCCCGCTTCATCTGGGAAGCGCAGGGAAAGCTGCACCTGATGCACTTCGGCCATGCCCGCGAGGTTGAGGCGGCGCTGGCGAAATTTGGCGGGGAAGAAGTGAGCGCGCCGGCCGATTACCGCCCGCTCTTCCCCGACGGCATCGGCCCCGGTGAAGGCGGCCCGCTGCGTGATCTGCGCTTCGGCTGGGCCAACGGCGCGGCCCCGCCCGTCGCGCCGGCGCTGTTCAGCAAGGTCGCGGCGGCGCTGTGA
- a CDS encoding FAD-binding oxidoreductase, whose amino-acid sequence MNLFSRKRPEKLALNTNAPVTKPRSTDAPHSPLASELTRLLGPQKVLSGLGERLNYRYDAILVGETPLCVVLPESTQDVALAVKAAKAAGVPIVGRGAASGLSGGAAPLKESLVISFTRMTRLEIFPERREARAQAGVVTLAVSEAARPHGLVYPPDPASFRTSTIGGNLGENAGGPMCFKYGVSGDYVRAMQFVDVDGEVHELRRDAYDLAGLMIGSEGTLGFITEATLRLTPPPRFTRTLMSHFPEVGQAAEAVSQAIAAGAVPAKLEFMDKACTNAVEDYLHIGLPREAEAVLLVDTDGEDLATVEEELALVESACLAHGGTVRRAADDTESAALWRARRSISPALGRIRPQRMNEDIVVPRSVLAEVVREIRALGEASGFHLVQFGHIGDGNLHPNILFDPRRESAEQVHELAYQVALVALRHGGVLSGEHGIGAMKRSFMRDALDSVTLEALWNVKRALDSQERLNPGKVLPGDADLPHQDTHAHP is encoded by the coding sequence GTGAACCTGTTTTCGCGCAAGCGGCCCGAGAAGCTGGCCCTAAATACCAACGCGCCGGTGACCAAGCCGCGCTCCACCGACGCGCCGCACAGCCCACTGGCCTCGGAACTGACCCGGCTGCTGGGACCGCAGAAAGTGCTCAGCGGGCTGGGTGAGCGCCTCAACTACCGTTACGACGCGATTCTGGTCGGCGAAACGCCGCTGTGCGTGGTGCTGCCGGAATCCACCCAGGACGTCGCCCTGGCGGTCAAGGCGGCCAAGGCAGCGGGCGTGCCGATCGTCGGGCGCGGCGCGGCCAGCGGCCTGAGCGGCGGAGCGGCTCCGCTGAAAGAATCGCTGGTGATTTCCTTTACCCGCATGACCCGGCTGGAGATTTTCCCCGAACGCCGCGAAGCGCGGGCCCAGGCCGGAGTGGTGACGCTGGCGGTCAGCGAGGCGGCCCGGCCGCACGGCCTGGTGTACCCGCCGGACCCGGCGAGTTTTCGCACCAGCACCATCGGCGGCAACCTCGGCGAGAACGCGGGCGGGCCGATGTGCTTCAAGTACGGCGTCAGCGGCGACTACGTTCGGGCGATGCAATTTGTCGACGTGGACGGAGAGGTGCACGAACTTCGTCGCGACGCCTACGATCTGGCGGGACTCATGATCGGCTCGGAGGGCACGCTGGGCTTCATCACCGAGGCGACGCTGCGCCTTACCCCGCCGCCGCGCTTTACCCGCACCCTGATGAGTCACTTTCCCGAAGTGGGCCAGGCCGCCGAGGCCGTGTCGCAGGCGATCGCGGCGGGCGCCGTGCCGGCCAAGCTGGAATTCATGGACAAGGCCTGCACCAACGCGGTGGAAGATTACCTCCACATCGGTCTGCCGCGCGAAGCCGAAGCGGTGCTCCTGGTCGACACCGACGGCGAGGACCTGGCGACCGTCGAAGAAGAACTGGCCCTGGTGGAGAGCGCCTGCCTGGCGCACGGCGGCACGGTCCGGCGCGCAGCGGACGACACCGAGAGCGCAGCGCTGTGGCGAGCGCGGCGCAGCATCTCCCCGGCGCTGGGCCGCATCCGTCCGCAGCGCATGAACGAGGACATCGTGGTGCCGCGCAGCGTGCTGGCCGAGGTGGTGCGCGAAATCCGGGCGCTGGGCGAGGCGTCGGGCTTTCATCTGGTGCAGTTCGGGCACATCGGCGACGGCAACCTGCACCCCAACATCCTCTTCGACCCCCGCAGGGAAAGCGCCGAGCAGGTGCACGAACTGGCCTACCAGGTGGCCCTGGTGGCCCTCAGGCACGGCGGCGTGCTCAGCGGCGAACACGGCATCGGCGCCATGAAACGCTCCTTCATGCGCGACGCCCTCGATTCCGTGACGCTGGAAGCGCTGTGGAACGTCAAACGGGCGCTCGACTCCCAGGAGCGCCTCAACCCCGGCAAGGTGCTGCCCGGTGACGCCGACCTGCCCCACCAGGACACCCATGCCCATCCTTGA
- the glcF gene encoding glycolate oxidase subunit GlcF, giving the protein MNHDIPVDQLGPQGEIMAHAIDACVHCGFCLPACPTYALLGDEMDSPRGRIFLMKEVLEGELPLFEASPHLDRCLGCMGCVTACPSGVPYGELITSFRGWSEPQRRRSAFDRAKRGAILKALPAPRLFSAAARLGQYAKPLSPLLPTSLKSPLDLLPEHVPAMLDLPRRTPAQGPQRARVALLAGCAQQALAPNFNAATLRVLARNGVEVIIPEGQGCCGAAAMHTGARGEALKLARTNLAAFEPDDYDAILSNAAGCGAGLREYPEVLRGLPEEAAARQLAAKVMDISTFLARLSEQGGLEPFMPAKKPLKIAYHDACHLAHAQAIRAEPRALLKLIPGVSVLEVPEGEICCGSAGTYNLEQPELAAQLGERKARNVLSTQPDMVASGNIGCHTQIQSHLRRQGSPVPIHHTVEILDLAYRGEL; this is encoded by the coding sequence ATGAACCACGACATCCCGGTTGACCAACTCGGACCGCAAGGCGAGATCATGGCCCACGCCATCGACGCCTGCGTGCACTGCGGCTTTTGCCTGCCGGCCTGCCCCACCTACGCCCTGCTCGGCGACGAGATGGACAGCCCGCGCGGACGAATCTTCCTGATGAAGGAAGTGCTCGAAGGCGAGCTGCCGCTCTTTGAAGCCTCTCCGCACCTCGACCGCTGCCTGGGCTGCATGGGCTGCGTCACCGCCTGCCCTTCGGGCGTGCCCTACGGCGAACTCATCACCAGTTTTCGCGGCTGGAGCGAGCCGCAACGCCGCCGCAGCGCCTTTGACCGGGCCAAGCGGGGGGCGATTCTCAAGGCGCTCCCAGCCCCCAGGCTCTTCAGCGCGGCCGCCCGCCTCGGCCAGTACGCCAAACCGCTCTCGCCGCTGCTGCCCACTTCTCTCAAGTCGCCGCTCGACCTGTTGCCGGAGCACGTTCCGGCGATGCTGGACCTGCCGCGCCGCACGCCAGCCCAGGGGCCGCAACGGGCGCGGGTGGCGCTGCTGGCTGGCTGCGCCCAGCAGGCCCTGGCGCCCAACTTCAACGCCGCGACCCTGCGGGTGCTGGCCCGCAACGGCGTGGAGGTCATCATTCCCGAGGGCCAGGGCTGCTGCGGGGCGGCGGCGATGCACACCGGCGCGCGCGGCGAGGCGCTCAAGCTGGCCCGCACCAACCTCGCGGCCTTCGAACCAGACGACTACGACGCCATTCTCAGCAACGCGGCGGGCTGCGGCGCGGGTCTGCGCGAGTACCCGGAGGTGCTGCGCGGCCTGCCGGAAGAAGCGGCGGCCCGCCAGCTGGCAGCGAAAGTCATGGACATCAGCACCTTTCTGGCCCGGCTGAGCGAGCAGGGCGGTCTGGAGCCGTTCATGCCCGCCAAAAAGCCGCTCAAGATCGCCTACCACGACGCCTGCCACCTGGCCCACGCCCAGGCCATCCGCGCCGAACCGAGGGCGCTGCTGAAGCTCATTCCCGGCGTCAGCGTGTTGGAAGTGCCGGAAGGCGAGATCTGCTGCGGCTCGGCCGGCACCTACAACCTGGAGCAGCCGGAACTGGCCGCCCAGCTCGGCGAGCGCAAGGCCAGAAACGTCCTCTCGACCCAGCCAGACATGGTCGCCAGCGGCAACATCGGCTGCCACACCCAGATCCAGAGCCACCTGCGCCGGCAGGGCAGCCCAGTGCCGATTCACCACACCGTCGAGATTCTCGATCTGGCCTACCGGGGTGAGCTGTGA